The genomic region ACGCGACTCTGTTTTCCTGTTTAACCGCACAAAATACCATCGGTTTTCATCACTCATACCTAAGGGCCTCGACGGGCTCCACCCTACAAGCTTTTACGGCAGGAAGCATGCACGCAACTAATGTCGTTATTGCGAGGAACGAAGCAGATCCCGTAAATGTCATGATATCGGTGGAGTTAACTCCAAACAACAGGCTGCCTATAAATCGGCCTAGTCCGAGTGAGATCAAGGTGCCCACTATCACACCGCAGATTGCTAATTGTCCCCCCTCAATCAAAACCATAGCCAAAATCTGATGTCGCTGTGCACCCAAAGAAATTCTGACTCCAAACTCATGACTTCGACGAGCAACTGAATATGCAACAACACCGTACACCCCGACGACGGCAAGCAAAAGTGCTACTGTGGCGAATATCGACAGGAGAAATCCACGAAAACGGACCGATCCGATCGAGCGTGATACCAAGGCCTCCATTCTAGAGGTGCTCAGGAAGACCACACCTCGATCTGCTGATAGAACTCTGCCATCGATCACGCTCATCAGGCCCTTCGCATCTTTAGGGCCCCGGGTGACTAAAGTAAAATTAAGGAGCGGAACACGCCTAAATGTCTGTGTTATGGGAAAATAGATTTGCGCCTCCGGGTCTTCTCCCAGAGCAGTGAACTTTACATCTCCGACTACACCAACAATCTCGCGGATCATCCGCTCGCCTTCGACCGAAAGGTATTCTCCGATTGGAGTCTTCGAACCCCAAATGGTACGAGCGAGCGTTTCACTGATGATTACCACTCCTTGACCCGCCCCAGTATCCGTGCTTTCGAACGAGCGCCCATTCAGAATGGGGATTCCCATGGCCCGAAAATAATCACCGCCGATTGTGAACATTCGGGCTTCTCCGGCTGGAGCTCTGCCCATGGCATCAAAGTAAAGATAACCACCGGTTGCACCACCCATGGGAACATAGTCTACGGTGCCGGCCGCATTGACCCCGGGTAGCTCATGAATTCTCTCGAATAACTCCTTGTGAAGCTGCGTGACCTTCTCGGAGTCTGAATAGAATGACTTCGACAAAGTCACTTTCGTCGTTAGAACCTCTTTTGCATCGAACCCCGGCTTCACTGCAACCAGATGTAAGAAACTTTGAACGACGAGAGCTGCACCAGTTAAAAGAGTCATTGTTAGGCTTACCTGAAGAACCACAAATATTTTCTGCAACCCGCGGCTGATTCCCCCGTGGGACCTGTACACTTCTTTCGCAAGCGACTGGACATGCCCAATTCTGGCAGCGTGAATTGCTCCGGCTGCTCCTACCATTAGAGTTACCGTCATCGAGACAAAAAGGGCAAATAAGAGCACATTGTGGTCGATGTGGACACTCAGCAATCCTGGAATCTCAATCGGGGCAACTTTACGCACACTCTCGGTCCCCCAATAGGCCATTAAAACACCAAGGGCGCCGCTGAAGATTGTAGGACAGAAAGCTTCTATGAGGATGAGTCGCACTATATGTGGCTGAGTTGCTCCTAAGCAGCCACGAATAGCGATTTCCCTCTGCCGGGCTGCTGCTTGAGCCAGTATTAGAATGGCAGAGTTCAGAGATGCGATCAGTAGCAGGAACGCCGCGCTAGCGAACAGTGTCCAAACGGCAGGGCGGAAATTTTGGACAAGTAATTCCCTAAGCGGCGTGATTCTCACTCCCGTACCAAATTGAACGCCAGTCGTGCCGAATTCCTCCTTCAGTTGGACAAACAAGGCTTGCGCTTCTGATCGAGCTTGGTCGAGCATTCCGTCCGTTCGAAGACGGCCCACCAATGTCTGTGCTCGAAGCAGAGGAGGCAAAGCGCCCTGAGAGTTCTCGCCCATTGCCATTTGAGCATCGCGATTAATGCGGGGGATCCAAATGTCAGTATTTCCCGGATAGACGAAGAATTGAGACATGACACCAATCACGGTATATAACTTTCCGTTAACAAGAATACTTTGGCCCACCACATCTTTGTCTCCGCCGAAAGTTGTTAACCACAGACCGCGGCTCAAGATAGCAACTCTGCTGTGGCCTGATTCCATGTCGTCTGGATTGAAATTGCGGCCCAAGGAACAGGAAACCCCAAAAACGTCGAAAAAGTGCAATGAGACGGCCGCCATTGAAACAGACCTTGAGTTGTCCTTCCTCGTCAGCACGCCTTCTCCAGAGTCATACTCGGAGAGAGCTGCAAAACTTGGTAAACGACTCCACCACAAAAGTCGGTCCTGGCCTGGGGGTGAGGGTGCGCCAATAAGAACAGCCAGGCGCCCCAAATGCTCAACTGGCAGAGGGCGAATCAGGACCCCAGACACCAGGCAGAAAATCGTAGTGGTCGCCCCGATACCCAGACTGAGCACCACTATTAGACTAATGGTTGAAAGCCTATGAGCAGTCAACCGTCTCAATGCGTAATGAAAATCCTGGGGAAAGCTCTTGTTCCATGAAGGAATCATCGCGTTAGAGCCTGATTGGCTAGTCCGGCAGCGGAGGTCGAGCAACCAGGTAGTTAGTTCTGAAGTTGCTACTGGACGAAGATCACCCGTGAAACACAGTCATACCTGTGGATGTCGGCGCTATAAACAGAGAGTGAGAAAGAACCGAGGCAGCATGGATCTTTAGCTGGGCCCCGCTTTCTAACGGACTTTCACGAATTTCACAATATAATCTAGGAGTCCAATTATATCACGTCTCCAAAGCAAAACGAGCCATGCGCACTCAGTCAGGTGTATTTAAGTTCAGGCCCGGGAGATTGAATGTAAAATAATTTTCCACATTCTTTTGAGTTTCAGCATTGTACGCGCCAATCCAATCCTGGGTTACAGTTCCGTTTGGAGCAATGACAATAGTCTGAGGAGTGGCCCCTAACCGAAGTTCTGAGATTGCACCATACGATTCTATTGAGTAGATTGGAAACTGTAGGCCGCCGGCTTTAACATATTTTTCCAGATTGGGGTCCCTGAGAGATAGGCCGATGAAGCGAAAAGAATCCTTTCTGGCGGTTGACAGAGCTGCTATATTCTGATTGTTGCGGTCGCACCACTTGCAATTCGGGTTGAAGATATAGAGCACGGTCGGGACCTTCGGCGACTTGAAATCAATTATAGTGGGGGGCCCGTTGAGGTCAAAGACGCGAAATGGTTCAACAGTCATACCTTGCGCGTTCTGAGATATCTGCTTGCCCTGTACCGAGTGCAGTTGGAGCGCCCGAATTTTCCAGCCGAGGAACACATTAAAAAGAAGCGAAAGTGCCAATAAGCTGTAAAGGACTGCATCATTGCGGTTTAATGGCTGAGTGGGGGCACGGTTCAAGAACATAAGAGTCCTCATATTGGAGGGCCCTCCTTGGATTGAACTGGGGATGACCCTCCAGGGGCCAACAAATATATTGTGGTGCCCTAATCGAGAGATTGGTCTTTGTCAAGTAACATGAGAATCAGTAGAAACAACTTCCTCCCCAGCTACAGCGTCCACCCGAGCAGGAGCACGTTTGATGTGATGGGCCGCATGCCCCATTTGAGTAACATCCATCCCCATATGCACACTGGTCAGATGTGCATTCCGTGGAGTAAGGGGGTACGATTGTATTCCAGGCGAACGCCATCGCTGAACTGAACGCGAGAGCGAGCAAGACAGTAAGCAAGGTAAGCTTTGTCCTAAGAGTTAAGCGAGACATTGAAAACCTCCTTATTATGTGTGGTTAGGTGGGTCTTATATTCCTGCTGGCAAAACGCAGCGTGCGAAAGCATGCTTGTCCGGGCACAGGTTGGTGTGAGCGACATCAAGCGACTTGTCTAAGAACTGTAGGTGTGCGCTTTCGCCATTCCGTATTCCTTGCCAATGAAGATCGGTTAGAAGATGAGACCTACACTCTGCACGTTGACAAAACAAGCCATGGGTCAAGTCCGTCGAAGCAGCTCCACAGAGGAAGATTCGATCAAAGAAATCAAGTCTTTTTGAGGGACGAATCCTCGTTGAGGGCAGGATCAAGTGCGACATGAAAGCCTCCTCGGAAATCAGAGGAAAGGAAAAGGAAGTACCAGTGTTCAACAGTTAAACCTGGGGTCGCTCGTAGTTTCGACGGGGGATACGAGCATCCATTTTCTATCACACGAGGTTTCCAGTGTCAAGGGGAAAGTGTACACACGCCACCGCCGAGCTCAAAATGGGAATTGTGATCGTTTGAGATGAGAAAAATTGAAGACTCGGACGTCACCCCCAAAACATTAATCCTCCAAAGTGCAGCAGCTGGTGCTAAAGTAAGTGAACCAGGGCGAGATCTCTATTGTTGTCCATCCAATCATAGACCAAGAAGTACCTGTGCCTAGTCTTGGAATGCCTTATGTGCATAGACTGCCAGTTGAATTCGGATTCAGCCCCGTGGCTTGGCCGCACCCTATTGCGAAAAGCCTCGGGCTTTTCGGAGGAGGTGCCCCCCCATAATTTCATTCTCCCTTTTTCGGCAAGGCTGAGCCTTGCCGAAGTCAATGTGAAGGATGAGAGGAGAGAGGCCCGAAGAGGCAAACCTTTCCGTCCGCCACGGCGGAAGCGGCAAAGCCGCCTCGTTGTGGATGAAGTGCTTTTTCTCCAAGAAGCTGTTGAATCAT from Terriglobia bacterium harbors:
- a CDS encoding ABC transporter permease, which translates into the protein MIPSWNKSFPQDFHYALRRLTAHRLSTISLIVVLSLGIGATTTIFCLVSGVLIRPLPVEHLGRLAVLIGAPSPPGQDRLLWWSRLPSFAALSEYDSGEGVLTRKDNSRSVSMAAVSLHFFDVFGVSCSLGRNFNPDDMESGHSRVAILSRGLWLTTFGGDKDVVGQSILVNGKLYTVIGVMSQFFVYPGNTDIWIPRINRDAQMAMGENSQGALPPLLRAQTLVGRLRTDGMLDQARSEAQALFVQLKEEFGTTGVQFGTGVRITPLRELLVQNFRPAVWTLFASAAFLLLIASLNSAILILAQAAARQREIAIRGCLGATQPHIVRLILIEAFCPTIFSGALGVLMAYWGTESVRKVAPIEIPGLLSVHIDHNVLLFALFVSMTVTLMVGAAGAIHAARIGHVQSLAKEVYRSHGGISRGLQKIFVVLQVSLTMTLLTGAALVVQSFLHLVAVKPGFDAKEVLTTKVTLSKSFYSDSEKVTQLHKELFERIHELPGVNAAGTVDYVPMGGATGGYLYFDAMGRAPAGEARMFTIGGDYFRAMGIPILNGRSFESTDTGAGQGVVIISETLARTIWGSKTPIGEYLSVEGERMIREIVGVVGDVKFTALGEDPEAQIYFPITQTFRRVPLLNFTLVTRGPKDAKGLMSVIDGRVLSADRGVVFLSTSRMEALVSRSIGSVRFRGFLLSIFATVALLLAVVGVYGVVAYSVARRSHEFGVRISLGAQRHQILAMVLIEGGQLAICGVIVGTLISLGLGRFIGSLLFGVNSTDIMTFTGSASFLAITTLVACMLPAVKACRVEPVEALRYE